One segment of Aquimarina sp. BL5 DNA contains the following:
- a CDS encoding HAMP domain-containing sensor histidine kinase, whose amino-acid sequence MNFSDERNLASYFIIFAVLVITGLILWNTSIFLQRLKKDESTKMQVWAQSFKALSSSGIDGSNDINLDDYLELSNLINSTNNTIPTIITNSNGDFIKGQSGDIDISGSTLNLPDDITEKELTDYLERMKSENEPIVLDLKGTVQYVYYGNSSILQKLKYYPIAIALIIFLLIGVIYFFFTTSKASEQNKLWAGMAKETAHQIGTPLSSLVGWNEILKVENVNPEYIIEIEKDISRLKVITERFSKIGSIPKLEEVDIVKETKEAYTYLQSRSSKLINFSLNLPEESIKAHINSQLYSWTIENLVKNAIDAMRGKGDLNIRLSQDSKRVFIKITDTGKGIPKSKFTKIFEPGYTSKTRGWGLGLSLAKRIIEDYHSGKIKVHRSEINKGTTFQITLNKSDESVIT is encoded by the coding sequence ATGAATTTTTCTGATGAACGTAATCTGGCTAGTTATTTTATAATTTTTGCAGTTCTTGTGATTACTGGCCTAATATTATGGAATACTTCTATATTTCTTCAGCGATTAAAAAAAGATGAGAGTACTAAAATGCAAGTATGGGCGCAGTCATTCAAGGCATTAAGTAGCTCAGGAATAGATGGATCTAATGATATTAATTTGGATGATTACCTAGAGTTATCCAATCTAATCAATAGTACTAATAATACCATTCCCACAATCATTACCAACTCTAATGGTGATTTTATCAAAGGACAATCAGGCGATATAGATATTTCAGGATCAACACTAAATTTACCCGACGATATTACCGAAAAAGAATTAACAGATTATCTGGAACGGATGAAGTCTGAAAATGAACCAATAGTTTTGGATCTAAAAGGAACTGTACAATATGTTTACTACGGAAATTCTTCTATTTTACAGAAATTAAAGTATTATCCAATTGCTATTGCATTGATCATTTTTTTGTTGATTGGAGTAATTTATTTCTTTTTTACTACCTCCAAAGCTAGTGAGCAAAACAAACTTTGGGCAGGTATGGCTAAAGAAACTGCACATCAGATTGGAACTCCACTATCATCTTTAGTTGGATGGAATGAAATTCTAAAAGTAGAAAACGTAAATCCAGAGTATATCATAGAGATAGAGAAGGATATATCTAGACTTAAAGTAATTACAGAACGTTTTTCTAAAATAGGATCTATTCCTAAATTAGAAGAAGTAGATATTGTAAAAGAAACAAAAGAAGCTTATACCTATTTACAATCCAGAAGCTCTAAATTGATTAATTTTTCTCTCAATTTGCCAGAAGAATCTATTAAGGCGCATATCAATTCTCAACTATATAGCTGGACCATCGAAAATCTGGTAAAAAATGCAATTGATGCCATGCGCGGAAAAGGAGATCTAAACATTAGACTATCTCAGGACTCTAAACGTGTATTTATAAAAATTACAGATACTGGAAAAGGAATCCCAAAAAGTAAGTTTACCAAAATTTTTGAACCTGGCTATACCTCCAAAACCAGAGGTTGGGGACTTGGTCTTTCATTGGCCAAAAGAATCATTGAAGACTATCACTCAGGCAAAATTAAAGTACATAGATCTGAAATAAACAAAGGCACTACTTTTCAGATTACCCTTAACAAATCTGACGAATCCGTTATAACATAA
- a CDS encoding DUF3127 domain-containing protein, with amino-acid sequence MEVQGKVKMVGETQTFGNNGFRKREVVVTTEEQYPQHIMVEFVQDKCDLLNNFQVGQDVKISINLRGREWVNPQGETKYFNSIQGWRIENLQAAAPSAGAPMPPADAFEPATNLTEEDHDDLPF; translated from the coding sequence ATGGAAGTACAAGGTAAAGTAAAGATGGTCGGTGAAACGCAAACTTTTGGAAACAATGGTTTCAGAAAACGTGAGGTAGTGGTTACTACAGAAGAACAATATCCACAGCATATAATGGTAGAGTTTGTTCAAGATAAATGTGATTTATTAAACAACTTTCAGGTGGGTCAGGATGTGAAAATAAGTATTAATTTACGAGGTCGCGAGTGGGTAAATCCACAAGGAGAAACTAAATATTTTAACTCGATCCAAGGATGGAGAATTGAGAATTTACAAGCAGCAGCTCCTTCTGCAGGGGCACCAATGCCTCCTGCTGATGCATTTGAACCTGCAACAAATCTTACGGAAGAAGATCATGATGATTTACCATTTTAG
- a CDS encoding undecaprenyl-diphosphate phosphatase gives METIDAIILGVIQGLTEFLPVSSSGHLELGKAILGDKSVPEESLLFTVVLHFATALSTIVVFRKDIWEIIKGLLKFKKNEETMFSLRIIVSMIPAVIIGLFFEEQLEQLFGGNIMFVGFMLIITAILLWLADKAKNTAKIVTTPNAFVIGIAQAIAMLPGISRSGATISTSVLLGNDKTKAARFSFLMVIPLIFGKIGKDLLSGDLTVSAENSTPLILGFIAAFISGLFACTWMISLVKKSKLSYFALYCIVVGVVAIIFGFIK, from the coding sequence ATGGAGACTATTGATGCGATTATTTTAGGCGTTATTCAAGGACTTACAGAGTTTCTGCCTGTTTCTTCTAGTGGTCATTTAGAATTAGGAAAAGCTATTCTAGGGGATAAAAGTGTACCCGAAGAATCACTACTTTTTACGGTTGTTTTACATTTTGCTACAGCACTAAGTACTATAGTAGTCTTTAGAAAAGACATCTGGGAAATCATTAAAGGACTTCTGAAATTCAAAAAAAATGAAGAAACAATGTTCTCTTTAAGGATTATTGTTTCTATGATTCCTGCAGTTATTATCGGTTTATTTTTTGAAGAACAATTAGAACAACTTTTTGGCGGAAACATCATGTTCGTAGGTTTCATGCTAATTATCACTGCCATCCTACTTTGGTTAGCTGATAAAGCCAAGAACACAGCAAAAATAGTTACAACTCCCAATGCATTTGTTATCGGAATTGCTCAAGCGATAGCGATGTTGCCCGGAATTTCGAGAAGTGGTGCTACTATTTCTACCTCCGTATTACTAGGAAATGACAAAACCAAAGCGGCTAGATTTTCATTCTTAATGGTAATTCCTTTAATTTTTGGTAAAATTGGTAAAGACCTGTTAAGTGGGGATCTTACCGTTTCTGCAGAAAATAGTACACCTTTGATTCTAGGCTTTATTGCAGCGTTTATTTCTGGTCTTTTTGCCTGTACTTGGATGATTTCCTTGGTAAAAAAGAGTAAATTATCATATTTTGCCTTATATTGTATTGTTGTTGGTGTTGTAGCCATCATCTTTGGTTTTATTAAATAG
- a CDS encoding thioredoxin family protein: protein METTTMTINELIEEGIRNSYSYEEYRNTVSNLVSEGKSTGHEQSDALTNYSMLNDRRMKRLDKTLKINGAIAETFSNATTNITWLVLTEGWCGDAAQSLPVINKLSELNEGIDLRVISRDEHDELMNNFLMNGGKAIPKLIAYNKETQEVVNTWGPRPSVATKMVNDYKEMHGGLDPEFKQDLQVWYNKDKGNNIAEDLVKLI from the coding sequence ATGGAAACCACTACAATGACTATAAATGAGCTAATAGAAGAAGGAATAAGAAATTCATATTCCTATGAAGAGTATAGAAATACAGTAAGCAACTTAGTATCAGAAGGAAAGTCTACAGGACATGAGCAATCAGATGCACTAACTAATTATAGTATGCTGAATGATCGTAGAATGAAACGTTTAGATAAAACGCTAAAAATTAATGGAGCGATTGCAGAAACGTTTTCTAATGCTACAACTAATATTACTTGGTTGGTCCTTACTGAGGGGTGGTGTGGTGATGCAGCGCAGTCATTACCTGTAATTAATAAGCTTTCTGAATTAAATGAAGGGATTGATTTAAGAGTTATATCTAGAGATGAGCATGATGAGTTGATGAATAATTTTCTGATGAATGGAGGAAAGGCGATTCCAAAACTAATAGCCTATAATAAAGAAACTCAAGAAGTGGTAAATACATGGGGGCCAAGGCCATCTGTAGCTACAAAAATGGTAAATGATTACAAAGAAATGCACGGAGGTTTAGATCCAGAATTCAAACAAGACTTACAGGTTTGGTATAATAAAGACAAAGGAAATAATATCGCCGAAGATTTGGTAAAATTAATATAG
- a CDS encoding DNA-3-methyladenine glycosylase I — protein sequence MKKHKCGWCIGDSLYESYHDNEWGVPLHDERLLFEFLVLETFQAGLSWITILKKRENFRLAFDNFDYKIVAQYNDTKKEELLQNAGIIRNKLKVNSAISNAQNFMKIQEEFGSFDSYVWGFVDGKPIINTWKHHKDCPATTEISDLLSKDLKKRGFKFVGSTVIYAFMQAIGMVNDHTVDCFRYKEV from the coding sequence ATGAAAAAACATAAATGTGGGTGGTGTATTGGTGATTCTTTATACGAATCATACCACGATAATGAATGGGGAGTGCCATTGCATGACGAGCGTCTTTTGTTTGAATTTCTTGTTTTAGAAACTTTTCAGGCGGGATTAAGTTGGATCACAATTCTCAAAAAACGAGAAAACTTCAGACTTGCTTTTGATAATTTTGATTACAAAATTGTTGCTCAATACAATGATACTAAGAAAGAAGAATTGTTACAAAATGCTGGTATCATTAGAAATAAACTAAAGGTTAATTCTGCAATAAGCAACGCACAAAATTTCATGAAAATTCAAGAAGAATTTGGCAGTTTTGACTCTTATGTATGGGGTTTTGTGGATGGAAAGCCTATTATAAATACCTGGAAACATCATAAAGATTGTCCTGCCACTACGGAGATCTCAGATCTACTCAGCAAAGACTTAAAAAAGAGAGGTTTTAAATTTGTAGGATCTACTGTTATTTATGCCTTTATGCAAGCTATTGGTATGGTAAACGATCATACAGTAGATTGTTTTAGATATAAAGAGGTCTAA
- the upp gene encoding uracil phosphoribosyltransferase, whose product MTIHNFETENSILNQFISEIRDSTIQKDSMRFRKNIERIGEVLGYELSKALAYTSKTVKTPLGTKEVSVPEKGLVLCSILRAGLPLHQGLLNYFDTAENAFISAYRDHPEDTDDFEVVVNYLASPSLENKTLLLADPMLATGKTLENTIKAMKNHGEPKQIHIISVIGSTKGVEYIKDVFPKNTHLWIAAIDKELSSRGYIIPGLGDSGDLSYGVKM is encoded by the coding sequence ATGACTATTCACAACTTCGAAACTGAAAACTCTATTTTAAATCAATTTATTAGCGAAATTAGAGATAGCACAATACAAAAAGACAGTATGCGTTTCAGAAAGAATATAGAGCGTATCGGTGAGGTTTTGGGTTATGAACTAAGCAAGGCATTAGCGTATACTTCGAAAACGGTCAAGACACCTTTAGGAACCAAAGAAGTTTCAGTGCCAGAGAAAGGGTTGGTTCTGTGTTCTATTTTGCGAGCAGGTTTACCATTACATCAAGGACTTCTTAATTATTTTGATACAGCAGAAAATGCATTTATTTCGGCATATAGAGATCATCCTGAGGATACCGATGATTTTGAAGTCGTTGTCAATTACTTAGCATCACCTTCTTTAGAGAATAAAACACTGTTGTTAGCGGATCCGATGCTTGCCACTGGAAAAACTCTGGAGAATACCATTAAAGCCATGAAAAATCATGGTGAACCTAAACAGATTCATATCATTTCTGTAATAGGCTCTACTAAAGGTGTGGAGTATATCAAAGATGTTTTTCCTAAAAACACCCATCTTTGGATAGCAGCTATTGATAAGGAATTAAGCAGTAGAGGCTATATAATACCAGGTTTAGGAGATTCAGGTGATTTATCTTATGGAGTAAAGATGTAA
- the aat gene encoding leucyl/phenylalanyl-tRNA--protein transferase, giving the protein MYILNHSINFPPVSDANEDGLLAVGGDLSIPRLLNAYHNGVFPWYDEDQPILWFSPDPRMVLFPEDLKISKSMRQLFRKNYFEITFNKDFKQVIDSCASISRPDQFGTWITSDMQEAYIQLHEMGHAISVEVWKDKIMVGGLYGIWMKDKKVFCGESMFSKVSNASKYGFIKLVERLREKEVKLIDCQVYTDHLASLGAKEISRDAFMEFLK; this is encoded by the coding sequence TTGTATATACTTAATCATTCCATAAACTTCCCACCTGTTTCTGACGCCAATGAAGATGGGTTGTTGGCAGTAGGAGGAGACCTTTCTATTCCCAGATTATTGAATGCGTATCATAACGGAGTTTTTCCTTGGTACGATGAGGATCAACCTATTTTGTGGTTTAGTCCCGATCCCAGAATGGTTCTTTTTCCTGAGGATCTCAAAATAAGTAAAAGTATGCGACAATTGTTTCGTAAAAACTATTTTGAAATCACCTTTAATAAAGATTTTAAACAAGTTATTGATAGCTGCGCTAGTATCAGTCGGCCTGATCAGTTTGGTACTTGGATCACATCAGATATGCAAGAAGCATACATACAACTTCATGAAATGGGACATGCTATTTCTGTAGAAGTGTGGAAAGATAAAATAATGGTTGGAGGTTTATATGGAATATGGATGAAAGATAAGAAAGTATTTTGTGGAGAGAGTATGTTTTCTAAAGTAAGTAATGCTTCTAAATATGGATTTATTAAATTAGTTGAGCGCTTAAGAGAAAAAGAAGTAAAGTTGATAGATTGCCAGGTCTATACGGATCATTTGGCTAGTTTAGGAGCAAAAGAAATTTCCAGAGATGCTTTTATGGAATTTTTAAAGTAG
- a CDS encoding S41 family peptidase, with product MKKKFILAFVFICISSLSLAQGTQLLRQPTISETEIVFVYVNDLWKSSLQGGNAIRLTSNIGSESYPHFSKDGKTIAFTGQYDGNTDIYTIPSEGGEPNRLTWHPSGDFVQGWTPENTILFRSGRESHPTQTNKFYTVSPDGGLPIAYDIPRAGSGEVSPDGKHVAYVPITSWDLEWRNYRGGQALPIWIVNLDTKNLVTTPQSDKERHLDPVWINNTIYYISERDYVSNIWSYDIISKTEKQITFHKKYDIKSLDANDSKIIYEQGGYLHLLDPDSGKAKQLNITVNGDMNFARSRWENITARQLKNPNISPTGKRAIFEHRGEIFSVPKENGTWRNLSNSSNSAERSPIWSPKGDKVAWFSDASGEYKLVIANQQGGSEKIYELPNHTFYFKPDWSPDGTHIAYSDTDYNIWIVNLETGKVHKAASDNYAHPNRTLNPIWSPDSKWIAYPKQLKSHFKAIFAYNIDSKKTIQLTDGIADAISPVWDETGKFLYFLASTNYGLQSGWLDMSSYDTEVLRSLYAIVLSESGTAPNLPKTDEETTDERDSKEDQKASADKEKDGLNKSNPVIIDANGIYDRVVALKLEKRQYVGLAKGPKNTVFIAENIPNQKGLTLHKYDVEKMKSEIFTKGITEMVTSSDRKNMLIHQNDLWSIINTKTKTKATHKKLTMNLKIKVSPIEEYHQIFKEGWRYMRDFLYVDNTHGAPWNEIYEWYSPWIKHVRHRTDLNYVVDIMSGEISIGHSYVSGGDTPDINRVPVGLLGCDFKKENSGYRIQKIYTGESWNPDLEAPLSLPGIAVKEGDYILAINGQDLDLSINPYSLLEQTAGREITITVNNVPSKKNAKDIVVKPVSNERTLRTYDWIENNRKKVEKLSGGKLAYVYVPNTSSRGFDSFNRYYFSQQDKKGVIIDERNNGGGSAADYIIDILSREPIGYFNSKSHDNRPWTTPIAGIWGPKVMLINERAGSGGDLLPYMFKAKNIGPLIGTRTWGGLVGTWDTPPFIDGGRMVAPRGGFYDLKGNWAVEGEGISPDIEVIQNPKSVIQGNDPQLERGVEEALRLLQTNEFKIQPEPAAPVRWKRPNGYKQE from the coding sequence ATGAAAAAAAAATTTATCCTTGCCTTCGTTTTTATTTGTATATCCTCTCTATCTCTAGCACAGGGAACTCAACTACTAAGACAACCAACTATTTCTGAAACTGAAATAGTATTTGTATATGTAAATGATTTATGGAAATCATCCTTGCAAGGAGGGAACGCAATACGATTAACAAGTAATATAGGATCAGAATCATATCCTCATTTTTCTAAAGATGGAAAAACCATTGCTTTTACCGGACAATATGATGGAAATACGGACATATACACCATACCATCTGAAGGTGGCGAACCGAATAGGTTAACCTGGCATCCTAGTGGAGATTTTGTTCAAGGGTGGACACCTGAAAACACCATACTTTTCCGTTCAGGAAGAGAAAGTCATCCTACCCAAACTAATAAATTTTATACTGTTTCTCCGGATGGTGGGTTACCAATTGCATATGATATCCCTAGAGCTGGTTCCGGAGAAGTATCCCCAGACGGAAAGCACGTTGCCTATGTCCCTATCACTTCCTGGGATTTGGAATGGCGTAATTACAGAGGTGGACAAGCATTACCTATATGGATTGTTAATCTCGACACAAAAAACCTTGTAACTACTCCGCAATCCGACAAAGAAAGACATTTAGACCCCGTATGGATTAACAATACTATCTATTATATTTCGGAACGTGATTATGTAAGCAATATCTGGTCTTACGATATCATATCAAAAACCGAAAAACAAATAACATTTCATAAAAAGTATGATATCAAAAGCTTAGACGCTAATGACAGTAAAATCATATACGAACAAGGAGGTTATTTGCACCTTCTAGACCCAGATAGTGGAAAAGCAAAACAATTAAATATTACCGTAAATGGTGACATGAATTTTGCGCGATCCAGATGGGAAAACATTACTGCTCGACAGCTAAAAAATCCTAATATTTCTCCAACGGGTAAGCGTGCAATCTTTGAGCATAGAGGAGAAATTTTTAGTGTCCCAAAAGAAAATGGAACTTGGAGAAATCTTTCGAACTCCTCTAATTCGGCTGAACGTTCTCCTATTTGGTCTCCAAAAGGAGATAAAGTCGCTTGGTTCTCTGATGCTAGTGGTGAGTACAAACTAGTCATCGCCAATCAACAGGGAGGTTCTGAAAAAATATATGAGTTACCTAATCACACTTTTTATTTCAAACCTGATTGGTCACCAGATGGAACCCATATTGCTTATTCAGACACTGATTATAACATTTGGATTGTAAATCTAGAAACTGGAAAGGTTCACAAGGCCGCCTCAGACAACTATGCGCATCCAAATAGAACGCTCAATCCTATTTGGTCTCCTGACAGCAAATGGATTGCATATCCAAAACAGTTAAAAAGTCACTTTAAAGCAATTTTTGCTTACAATATCGATTCTAAAAAAACTATCCAATTAACCGATGGTATTGCGGATGCTATTAGTCCCGTTTGGGATGAAACGGGAAAATTTCTTTATTTTCTTGCCAGTACAAATTATGGATTGCAGTCTGGATGGTTAGATATGAGTTCTTATGACACAGAAGTACTTAGAAGTTTATATGCTATTGTACTTTCAGAATCTGGAACAGCGCCAAATCTTCCAAAAACAGATGAAGAAACTACTGACGAAAGGGATTCTAAAGAAGACCAAAAAGCATCCGCTGATAAAGAAAAAGACGGTTTAAATAAGTCCAATCCAGTAATCATTGATGCTAATGGCATATATGATCGTGTTGTCGCATTGAAATTAGAAAAACGTCAATATGTAGGATTGGCTAAAGGACCTAAAAACACAGTTTTTATAGCAGAAAATATTCCTAATCAAAAAGGATTGACTTTACATAAGTATGATGTCGAAAAAATGAAATCTGAAATCTTTACCAAAGGAATAACAGAAATGGTAACCTCCTCGGATCGAAAAAATATGTTAATACATCAAAATGATTTGTGGAGTATTATCAATACTAAAACAAAAACAAAAGCTACTCACAAAAAGCTTACTATGAATTTAAAAATTAAGGTGAGTCCTATTGAAGAGTATCATCAGATTTTTAAAGAAGGTTGGCGCTATATGCGTGACTTTTTGTATGTTGATAATACGCATGGAGCTCCCTGGAATGAAATATATGAGTGGTATTCTCCTTGGATCAAGCATGTAAGACACAGAACTGACCTTAACTATGTGGTAGACATTATGAGTGGCGAAATATCTATAGGACATTCATATGTATCAGGAGGAGATACTCCAGATATAAACAGAGTACCTGTTGGATTATTGGGATGTGATTTTAAGAAAGAAAATAGCGGTTATAGAATTCAAAAGATCTATACAGGAGAAAGCTGGAATCCTGATTTGGAAGCTCCGCTATCACTTCCAGGAATAGCTGTAAAAGAAGGTGATTATATCTTGGCTATTAATGGACAAGATCTTGATCTTTCTATAAATCCATATAGCTTATTGGAGCAAACGGCAGGAAGAGAAATTACGATTACAGTAAACAATGTCCCTTCTAAAAAAAATGCAAAAGATATTGTTGTCAAGCCTGTAAGTAATGAAAGAACCTTGAGAACCTATGATTGGATAGAAAACAACAGGAAAAAGGTTGAGAAACTCTCTGGAGGTAAATTGGCATACGTGTATGTCCCTAATACGAGTAGTCGTGGTTTTGATTCTTTTAATAGGTATTACTTTTCTCAACAAGATAAAAAAGGAGTTATTATCGATGAGCGTAATAATGGAGGTGGCTCTGCAGCGGATTATATTATTGATATTTTATCAAGAGAACCTATCGGGTACTTTAATAGTAAATCGCATGATAATCGTCCCTGGACTACTCCTATCGCTGGTATTTGGGGCCCAAAGGTGATGCTTATCAACGAACGCGCTGGTTCTGGAGGTGATTTATTACCTTATATGTTTAAGGCTAAAAATATAGGCCCTCTTATTGGAACTCGAACTTGGGGCGGCTTAGTTGGTACTTGGGATACTCCTCCATTTATAGATGGCGGAAGGATGGTAGCTCCCCGAGGCGGTTTTTATGATCTGAAAGGAAATTGGGCTGTAGAAGGAGAAGGCATTTCACCTGATATAGAAGTAATTCAAAACCCAAAGTCTGTAATACAAGGAAATGACCCTCAATTAGAAAGAGGAGTAGAAGAAGCGCTTCGTTTATTACAAACTAACGAATTTAAGATACAACCTGAGCCCGCTGCTCCAGTTCGATGGAAACGCCCAAACGGATATAAGCAAGAATAA
- a CDS encoding flavin reductase family protein, whose amino-acid sequence MLRIDPLEVSTGKLHGMMLGAIGPRPIAFASTVDKEGKSNLSPFSFFNVFSANPPILIFSPARRVRDNTIKHTLENAIATKEVVINVVNYDIVQQMSLSSTEYPEGVNEFEKAGLTMVASEKVKAFRVDEAPVQFECKVNQIVPMGEEGGAGNLIICEVLLMHVKEDVLDNDCKIDQYKIDQVARMGGNWYTRANMGMFEVPKPLSTIGIGVDSLPENVKKSTIFTGNDLGKLANVERIPTNTEAQDFVNNNSDIKDKIQDANLIEIHKFAQQYLDKDDINTAWNILAAIQ is encoded by the coding sequence ATGTTACGTATAGACCCTTTAGAAGTTTCCACAGGAAAATTACACGGAATGATGCTTGGGGCCATTGGACCAAGACCAATAGCATTTGCAAGCACAGTCGATAAAGAAGGTAAATCCAATCTTTCTCCGTTTAGTTTTTTTAATGTTTTTAGTGCTAATCCGCCGATTCTTATTTTTTCACCAGCTAGGAGAGTTAGGGATAATACTATTAAACATACTCTAGAGAATGCAATAGCTACTAAAGAGGTTGTTATAAATGTTGTTAATTATGATATCGTACAGCAAATGTCCTTATCTAGCACAGAGTATCCAGAAGGAGTTAATGAGTTTGAGAAAGCTGGCCTAACTATGGTAGCTTCAGAAAAGGTAAAAGCTTTTAGAGTGGATGAGGCGCCAGTACAGTTCGAGTGTAAGGTAAATCAAATAGTGCCTATGGGAGAAGAAGGAGGAGCAGGAAACCTTATTATTTGTGAAGTATTATTGATGCACGTAAAAGAAGACGTGCTTGATAATGATTGTAAGATTGATCAATATAAAATTGATCAAGTTGCTCGTATGGGAGGGAACTGGTACACAAGAGCCAATATGGGAATGTTTGAAGTCCCAAAACCTTTAAGTACTATAGGGATTGGCGTTGATTCTTTACCCGAAAATGTAAAAAAAAGTACGATTTTTACTGGAAATGATCTCGGTAAGTTGGCAAATGTGGAAAGAATACCTACAAATACTGAGGCCCAAGATTTTGTTAATAACAATAGTGATATTAAGGATAAAATTCAGGATGCTAACCTAATAGAAATTCATAAATTTGCACAGCAGTATTTGGATAAGGATGATATTAATACTGCCTGGAATATTTTAGCAGCAATACAATAA
- the truB gene encoding tRNA pseudouridine(55) synthase TruB, which yields MLTEQDYKDGQILLIDKPLQWTSFQVVNKLRWLIRKNFGIKKIKVGHAGTLDPLASGLLIICTGKFTKRIQEFMGQTKEYTGTITLGATTPSYDLETEIDKTFAIDHISEEVIKTTTEQFIGEIEQYPPIFSALKKDGKRLYEYARQGEEVEIPARKITISAFEITRIELPEIDFRVVCGKGTYIRSLAHDFGKALQSGGHLSVLRRTKIGEFSVDDAISPQVFENQLHSEIETT from the coding sequence ATGCTAACCGAACAAGATTATAAAGATGGTCAAATTCTTTTGATCGATAAGCCTCTACAATGGACATCCTTTCAGGTTGTTAACAAACTGCGTTGGTTAATTCGTAAAAATTTTGGGATCAAAAAAATCAAAGTAGGACACGCAGGAACATTAGACCCTCTTGCTTCGGGATTACTTATCATCTGTACCGGTAAATTCACAAAACGAATCCAAGAATTTATGGGACAAACTAAAGAATATACAGGAACCATTACATTAGGAGCAACTACTCCTTCTTATGATTTAGAAACGGAAATCGATAAAACTTTTGCTATCGATCACATTTCTGAAGAAGTTATAAAAACAACCACCGAACAATTTATTGGTGAAATCGAACAATACCCTCCGATTTTTTCAGCTTTAAAAAAAGATGGAAAACGATTATACGAATACGCTCGTCAGGGTGAGGAAGTTGAAATACCAGCAAGAAAAATTACTATTTCAGCGTTTGAAATTACCAGAATCGAATTACCTGAGATTGATTTTAGAGTAGTTTGCGGAAAAGGAACTTATATTAGATCATTGGCGCACGATTTTGGAAAAGCACTACAAAGTGGAGGTCATTTAAGTGTTTTAAGAAGAACCAAAATAGGAGAATTCTCTGTGGATGATGCAATAAGCCCGCAAGTGTTTGAAAATCAGTTGCACTCGGAAATTGAAACTACATAA
- a CDS encoding DUF3098 domain-containing protein: MSKQSNNNIEHKPDFVFGKKNYVVMAIGIAVIALGFILMAGGGSDDPNVFNPDIYNFRRIRLAPTVVLIGFGIEVYAILLNPDKKKNQ, encoded by the coding sequence ATGAGCAAACAATCCAATAATAATATAGAACATAAACCAGATTTCGTCTTTGGAAAAAAGAACTATGTAGTGATGGCGATCGGTATTGCTGTAATTGCCTTAGGATTTATTCTTATGGCTGGAGGAGGAAGTGACGACCCTAATGTCTTTAACCCTGATATCTACAATTTCAGAAGGATTAGACTAGCACCTACAGTTGTTTTAATTGGTTTTGGAATAGAAGTATATGCTATTTTATTAAACCCTGATAAGAAGAAAAATCAGTAA